ATTCTCACCCAAGGATatcccaaaaacaaaaacacaaaaaaaaaacaccgcaCAAGCCCCTCACACCCCACATTCCATCAAGATATCGATAGAAGGAAGCAGAATTGATTGGATGCTTTATcgatttaaatgcaaaaaagACAAGATTGAAAAACAAGACGAAAAGCCCTATCGATAAAATGATAACTAGCATAACTATCGATAGACAAATACGCACCGCGATCGATAAGCAACCAGTGCCGATTGAAGGTCGCGACGCGTTGCATTCTTTTGTGGTTGTAGTTTTGTAGTAGAACATTTGTACCCCTCACCCACGAAAACCCGATCCTGCAAGAGAAAAACCATTTAGCTCAAAGTCCAACGGAGTTTGGCTTAACTTTAGTTTGTACATACAGAGAAGAGATCGAAAAGAGCGAAATGCTATTGAATGCAAAGGCGGTGAGAAGACCCGGAAATGCAAATCCTTTGTGTGTTAGTCTAGGTGTAAGCACACTCGTACTCGGTTGAAACGGACTTCCTGTTTTCAAATATAAATCAATCGAGACCTATCGAAAAAATCGATATAATCGATCGACTTAAAATCGCaagtgttttttatttgctgaATGAAAGTCAAACAAACAGTTTCTGAAATATGCATTTTGATATTCAAGAGCAGTTTACTATCGatacatttatatttgaaaaaaggTGCGTTCTTAAAAACTTGGTACCGCACAatcatacaaaaaaaaaacgcacaCACCTATACACCTATACACAAGACGCACACACTGcagcagtgtgtgtgtgtacgaTGCCTAAcaaattgttattttattttaaaacgtATTTTAAATATAGTCTATCCCTATACGAAAATTGTAATACCCCTCTTTTTTTGTAattgagtttttgttttttgaaaaagaaaaaagaaaacgtGATAATCTACACACGCCCACACGAAACACAAAAAAACAgtcacaacaaaaaaaaaacaaatatataaaaatagtCAAATTTGTAAAGCTTAAAAATACTGGGCCcttatgaaatatatatttaaaaaatatatatattcgatGGATCAGtgcaaaaatggaaaaacaaacaaaacgaaaagcaattaattaatatataaaaatatctttaaacaaaaaagcaaaaaatctAGTAGGCAAAATGTTATATACACATTTTTTGCTCAGTATTATGTTTTAAACTAAAATTAAGCGAGTTATTGTTTcctgtttatatatttttttcgtAAACCCTATTTTTacgattttttgtttttcgatttcgatttcgagtttggtttttcttcttcttcaacAAACTCGCTGCGATGGCAATTAATACGAAAGTGAAATCTAATGATATACCATAAACACATCTACAAAacgatatatatacatttttttcgttttatttaaACGTTTTACTTAAATATTAATGAAAAAAATACACGCACATAACAAATTTGTgagaaaaaaaattacaataaatatttttctttttttttttgcttagtCTCGTAAGTAGTTCATTATattatgtaaaatatataaaataaataaatgaatataaatctaattaaaatgaattcTTTCACTGAGAAAGGGAAACGTGATTTGGTAATGTTTTGCCGGTCACGCGGTAATTAGTTAAAGGCATTTTCTTAATGAACGACACGTAAGCGCAACTAATTTTCTATTTTCTCTACTCGCATCGACGGTGCGCACAGTTCGACCGATTGACCGACTAATAAATACCCAGTAAAAGGAAATTTTTGATTAGCATTTGGTATTTTGAATGCATTTTAGGGtgctttaatatttttaaacgcAGTCTTGACAATAAACAACGTAGATTTATGGTAATAAATACATGTGGAAACAAATACAGGTGAACAGCATtagctaattaatatgaattACATTTAGAGAATTCGCAATATGTGCTCTAGCAGCATTTGGGTACTATTGCTTTAAGTAATCGCATTTAATGAATCTTACTTCCTAGTCGTTATAAATACTTAGACTAGATGGAGGACAGCTCCGCTCAAAGGACGatggcctcctcctcctggtACTGCTTGTTTTTGCGCCGCCGGTTGGACTTGATCTTGCTGAGCACACTGTACGCCTGCTGGATTTCGATAAAGCGCTGGTGGGCCTGGGCCCGCAAGCCCTCGTCCTTGACCTTGTCAGGATGGTACTCCTTGGAGAGCTTCCTGTACGCAGCGGTGATCTCTGCCTGCGAGGCGGTGGCACTCACGCCCAAGACCTTGTATGAATTGCGTTCGCCATCCACGTCCATGCTTTCGAACACCTCCTTCCAGGTCTCGTACCAGCCGTGATGCTGCGCATAGTTATAGGTGTCCTGCAGGGCTTGCTTCAGATCTGTCCACCAGGCGGAGGCCAAGAAGTTATGGATGGCCTCGTGGATGGGCACTTCGCCGCCGTCCTCGTCCGAAATGGTGCCGTTGAAGTACAGGAAGCTGCCCCAGAAGGCGCAGTAGATGATCACGGCGGTGGTCAGCTTGAAGGTCCTCTCACCGGGGCTTCCCCTTCGTGGTGGAGTCCTGCGCCATTGCTTGGACAAGCCGTCGAAGGTCAGTGCCGCCACGAGACCAGTGAGCAGCAGGGAGTAGGTCTCGTCGTATATCAGATACCTGGCCGGATACGCCAGATAGGCGGCCAGCAGGCAGTGCCACCATACACCCTGCTCCCGGCCAATGTTGCCCACCAGCCAAACGCCCAGGGAAACAAAGAGCGGTATCGCCCAGTGCAGAAAGCTCAGATCCCAGCCGCCGACCAGCGTCTCCGGAATGGCCATGGAGCACACTTGACCGAACAGATGGCCGATCATCACCTGGCCCACGAATCTCTTCGAGGAGTACGGCGGTTTCGGATACGCCTGCAGCTTGGCCACGAACATCTTGACGAACTTGGGATCCTCGTTGGCATCCCGCACATATTCGGGGATCAGGAAGAGCTCGCCCATCCAGCCAATGCCCATGTACCCACCCAGGGTGCACCACCAAATGAAGGCGTGGCGATCGCGGTGCAGGTACAGATGATGCAGGCCGAAGATTCCGCCGAAAAGCCAGCATAGATAGGCGATGACCACCGATTTCTGGGGCGGCAGAGCGTTGACCTCCTTGTTTTTGGTCTTGCCTTGGACCTGGCCATTGGACTTAGCCTTCGAGGGAGATCCTTTGGAGGTATCGTTGGTCTTATCCTTTCCAGCCACTGGAGATACTGTCTGCGTGGTGCCCATGGTGTTCCAAACGGATTACTGCAAGGGAAGGGGGCAAAATTGTGATGATAAATGGAACAATTCGAAAGTAGTTTTACTAACCATATTATGGAAAgagaaaaacttaaaaaaacaACATAACATAAGTACaacattaaatattattcTAAAAACAGCAattatgaaataattattatacaTAATTGTGTATAAATTTTAGTATAAAATAATGCCACGAAGAGCAATCGTCCATATCTAACATAAGAAGCATATCTAATATACAACACATAacaatatattataatatattttgtatttcaaaCACATTTAAGCAATAACGAGCTAAAACCAACGAATAAAGAACGGTGGCCTATAAAGCCTACATATAGCAAAGAGTTTCGAAGatatacaatttattattattattttagttacagGCTTTAAACATCACTTTTTGGGCCACTTTCCGTGAAAGACACTTACCCAGTTGCGATCGACCTCGATTTCTTGTGAAATTGTCGCTGCGCAGGCGCAACTTCTTGGCCACGACTGTGCGGAGAATTGGAGAAAGAGAGGCGGAGAAAGACGCGGCGCAGAACTTTCTCTTTTCACAAATTCTACGCACGCAGCGACAACAAGAACCAAAACGACAAACTGAtccacaaaaaccaaaaaaaaaaagaagaaaaccAAATGCACTGATGCGTTCAATTTGAATTGGTTGTTGCTATGTTTTActaaaattgcaattgaaacaacgAGACTTGGCGCAACAAATACGAATTTGTTGTTTTGCGGGCTGGattaaaatattgaataaAGAATCCGAACTTTTTGCTCGGCTGAAGTTAGGTGTGACCAAGTGCAGGGACAGGCCAAAATACCATGGATCTGAATTTTAGTACGTTGTATACTAACAATACTCTTTAGATCACAAGCGATGTATGGCAAATGTAAGATGTaaaaatggataaaaaataatgaaaatgtaTAAACATTGtattaaaatacacattatACACTCAAATCTATTTCAAAAACccatttaaaaatgaaatatttttattgatatttgtggttttttttgCTGCTTAAATATAACATAGTTGCATATTTAGCATGGCTTACATGTATAAACAAAATTTTTGTTCTCGATAATTTGACACGTTATTTGAGCTTTTAAAAAATACTTATCCTATGATtatagtaaaaataaaaatcaaattgagCTTACCAACTAAAATTGTTATGAGAATTTGTTAATGGCCGGCCTGtcataaataatttgttcagGGGTTTTTAAATAccctaataatttataaaatattaatgcagTTATTTGACGTTCTTTTAAAACTTCTCCGACAATCACGAACACACCCGCCTTGCGTCGTTGTAATACTTTCCATTGggattaataataaatagatgaggcaaaaaaaaacacattcgATTTAGTGCGCTAAGTTTCCGGAACCAGCTCCGGAGTTAAGATGAGTGTAGTTGCTGGTCTTGAACGGTGGCCGCTTAGTTGTTCTTCTTCTTGGGCTTCTTGGGATTGCGGGAGCGCGACTTGGCCTTGCAGAGCGGACAGATGGGCGCGTTCCGGTGGATCTGCTGGTGGCAGGACAGACAGGACTTCATGGGCGGCGGCTGCTGGCGGAGATTCACATTGAAGTCGGAGCGGAACGAGGGATGGTGGCCGATGCCGATCGAGGGCGATTGCTGTAGTCGATTGcttggcggcggcggcggcggtggtgctGAGAAGTCGCCCTTGCCCAGAcgcactgcagcagcagcggcggcggcagcagcactGCCTGCTCCCGGCGGTGCGGGTGGCATGAAGGCGTGTCCAGGATTGCCGCCACTACCGCCTCCGCCGCCCACAGATCCTCCGCCACCGCCTGCAGCGCCGCCACCACCAACGCCGCCTTGTCCGCCGCCAGAAGGCAGCGCGGTGACCGTGGCCTCCGGCATCAGAGGATGCCGGGCATGCGGACGGGCCAGCGACGAGTTCTGATTAACCGAGGCCGCCgccgcagctgcagcagctgctgctgccgccgacTGGGCGGCCACCTTAAGGAAGTTGGTCTGGAAGCGATCCTTCGAAATGGGACTGCCCTCCTCCTCGTGCAGATCTCGCAGCGGGCTTAGTCCGAGATAGTCGCGGCGCATGTGATCAATCTGGTACTTTAGGGCCAGGTACTCCTCGTACACCCGATTGGCCATGTCGAAGGAGCGCGTCTGGTTCTCCTTCGTCTGCTTGATGATGTTCTCCATGTCGTTGATGTCCGCATGGATCTGGCGCAGCTCCTCCACGTGCGACATTTTCTCCTCGAGCAGGTGCTCCATCTCCTTGCGGTACTCCTCCAGGCACTTCTCCTCGTCGTCGCTCAGCTTCACCTCCTTGATGATCCGCACCTTGAGCTTCTCCAGCGACAGCGTCTTGTCCCTGATGTCCTTGATGGCCTCCAGTTTGGCGTAGTAGTGCCGCTCATTGGAGCTCGAGATCTCGCTGGTGGCCATTGTAGATCCAAAGCGATCCGTGTGGTATAATATGTGTATTTTCGGAAGACTCtcgagtgttttttttttgtatgccCCCTCCACTGGGCGAATGTTTATTTTGCACTTTTTCACTAGCCTAATAGTTCGGTGTCGGATTTTCCGGCCGATTCTTAAGCATCTGATATTGATGATCGAATATTTTGGGATGATCCTTTAGAGTGGCGcacttttaattgattttttctttatttactTGATTTTTTCGCTGCTAATGCTAATACCATTTTTTTTCTGGTATACAATGCAGTGTTACCAGAGTGTGGAAGCAATTTTATCCATCACGACCAGCCGATTACTTGCTATCGATAGCTGGCAGTGCGTACAATCTTACTTAAATGATATAGTTTATGTAGTCAAAGCGCTATAATGATTTTGCCTTGGGCGGtgctttttaaattttaaaatccGCTAAATTCCAGTTGCTTGATATTAGTGGCAAAAAACTGAAATCTGGCATTCATGTCGAGATAATATTAAGCCacatattaatataaaattcttCAGCTATTTAGAAAGAAAGTTAGTATTAAAGAAATAAGTATGGAGTTACAtctaacaaaaattaatagCTAGTATCACTTTTGCAGGCAATCCCCGTCTTTCCACCAATGGTCACACTAGGCGCGCCCCGTTATATTACAttatgcatttgtatttttcgaTCGGGCGCAGATCGTTCGGATCGGAAAATCCGGTTCGGAAAGCGGGCTTTGGGGACGAAACAAAGAATCTTGTTCTGGTCATGACTTTTCCATCCGCGAATTGTCAACTTTTGTTTAGCGAATAGTTGTTGTTCCCTTTTGAAGCCAACAACAATAAAGACACCGATCGTGCAAGAGAGAGAGACGGATGCAAACAATGCGTACGCgcgcgtatgtgtgtgtgagacaTTCCGCAAGTGATTCATTCCGCAAgaatagtaaataaataaacaaataaaaaagttgTTGCAAACTGGGCCGAAATGTTTGTGGAAATGTGTCAACAAGTTGCGGCCGTAAAATATCAGTGCAATATCGATATGTGTGGGAAATCCGTTTAGCAATTTAGCAGACACTATTCGCCCACcgctctctccctctctctcacactctttgttttgttttttattgttgtgctctggttgtgtgtgtgtgtgttgtgaaTATAAAACGAAGTTAAGTTGACCACGCATAAACTGCATACGAAATTTTTAACAAGGCAAAAGCGAAAGGTAAAAgcgatttttattatttttatttgaaagcCGCAGTTTCTTCGCGATCTCTTTTTCTGCGGGCTTCGATTTTCAATGGTCTCTTCTCTCTCCAATGCGTTCTAATCAATCCGTGTTTATATACGGGCTGTGTGTCTGTGTTGGTGGGCTGATAATTTTTAGAGACAAATATGTGCCAAATAATAGTAATAtctaaattaaatgtaaataaagCGAAATACGGCAATATTGATAACATTGtgaattttaatcataaaacatttaaatgtttaaaaacttttcgttagtatatgtatatatatttttcataatatGTTAATTTAGTGTTTTTGCCACCTATGTATTTGCATATATGcgtttaatataataatttttccTAAATTTATAATATCCCTATTGCTGTGTTCACATCTGTATTTATGATAATTTttgacatacatatatttcgcTTCTAACTGCTTATCGCTCCCATTTGGCGATAGACTGTGCGAGCGGGGCAGGTGTCACCTGTTGCGCCTCTCCGCTCCATCTCTCCAACGCTCTCCcccctctctctttctctccaTCGTTTGACACATTTTGTTGCTGTTCTTAATTGTTTGGCAATTAAGTCAATTATAAACATATTAAGACAGCCGACACACATTCTCCGATTGGATGCGCTTTTCCCTTTGACTTTCGCAGAAGAATCAATAACCAAATAATCGATCAATCCAGGCGATAAGTCCGAAAAA
The Drosophila mauritiana strain mau12 chromosome X, ASM438214v1, whole genome shotgun sequence DNA segment above includes these coding regions:
- the LOC117148116 gene encoding zinc finger C4H2 domain-containing protein, with product MATSEISSSNERHYYAKLEAIKDIRDKTLSLEKLKVRIIKEVKLSDDEEKCLEEYRKEMEHLLEEKMSHVEELRQIHADINDMENIIKQTKENQTRSFDMANRVYEEYLALKYQIDHMRRDYLGLSPLRDLHEEEGSPISKDRFQTNFLKVAAQSAAAAAAAAAAAASVNQNSSLARPHARHPLMPEATVTALPSGGGQGGVGGGGAAGGGGGSVGGGGGSGGNPGHAFMPPAPPGAGSAAAAAAAAAVRLGKGDFSAPPPPPPPSNRLQQSPSIGIGHHPSFRSDFNVNLRQQPPPMKSCLSCHQQIHRNAPICPLCKAKSRSRNPKKPKKKNN
- the LOC117146751 gene encoding dnaJ homolog subfamily C member 22, with amino-acid sequence MGTTQTVSPVAGKDKTNDTSKGSPSKAKSNGQVQGKTKNKEVNALPPQKSVVIAYLCWLFGGIFGLHHLYLHRDRHAFIWWCTLGGYMGIGWMGELFLIPEYVRDANEDPKFVKMFVAKLQAYPKPPYSSKRFVGQVMIGHLFGQVCSMAIPETLVGGWDLSFLHWAIPLFVSLGVWLVGNIGREQGVWWHCLLAAYLAYPARYLIYDETYSLLLTGLVAALTFDGLSKQWRRTPPRRGSPGERTFKLTTAVIIYCAFWGSFLYFNGTISDEDGGEVPIHEAIHNFLASAWWTDLKQALQDTYNYAQHHGWYETWKEVFESMDVDGERNSYKVLGVSATASQAEITAAYRKLSKEYHPDKVKDEGLRAQAHQRFIEIQQAYSVLSKIKSNRRRKNKQYQEEEAIVL